In the genome of Mesorhizobium sp. NBSH29, the window AAATGGGTGGCGGTGGACAATGGTGCGGTGACCCGCTTTGCCACCTTCATGACCGGAGAACTGTTTTCGGTGCTGACCAAGCAGTCGATCCTGCGCCATGCAGTCGGGCCGGACGCTGTACCCGTCACAGCCGACAATCCGACGTTCAAAAAATGGCTGGGCGAGGCACTGGCTGACCCGGCGGCGATGACGGCTCGCTTGTTCCGCATCCGCGCTTCGACGTTGCTGGCTGGAATGAAGCCGGAGGAGGCAGCGGCCGCACTTTCCGGCCTGTTGATTGGCACCGAAATCGGCGCTGCGAGCGCCTCCTTCGGTCTCGCGCGCGGCCAGAAGATTGTACTGGTCGCCTCCGGGCGCCTTGCCGATCTCTATGCCGAAGCAGTCGCTGGTGCCGGATATGAATGCGCGATCACGGATGCTGATCTGGCGGTTCGCGCCGGGCTACTGGAAGCAGCGCGCCGAAACTTTTTTGCCGTCGAAGGAATGAACCCATGAGCGTTGAGCCCACGAAGCCATTTCCGCATCTGCAGCGCAACCTGGTGGCAATCCTGCGTGGCGTTGCGCCGCATGAGGCAGTGGATATCGCCAAAGCCATCTTCGAGGCCGGCATCGAGGCGATTGAAGTGCCGCTGAATTCGCCCGATCCGTTCCGGTCCATCGAGGCAATCGTGAATGCCTTGCCTGAAACTGCGCTGGTGGGCGCTGGCACGGTGCTGAGTGCCCAGCAGGTGGACGATCTGGCACGCGCGGGCGGAAAGCTTCTGGTCAGCCCCAACATCGATGCCGATGTGATGGCGCGCGCCAAAAACCACGCCATGGTGACGATGCCAGGCGTCTTCACCCCGACCGAAGCGTTCCGTGCACTGGCACTCGGCGCCTCAGCGCTGAAATTTTTCCCGGCGAGTGCGCTTGGGCCAAAGGGTATTTCCGCCATCTGCGCGGTGCTGCCGGCAGGCACTATCGTGGGTGCAGTGGGCGGCGTCTCGGATGCCGACTTTGCCGACTTCGCCAGGATCGGCGTCAAAACCTTCGGGTTGGGTTCCAGCCTCTACAAGCCGGGCATGACCGCGGCGGAAGTCGGTAACAAGGCAATCGCCGCCGCCGCCGCCTGGGACGCAGCCTGTTCCTGAAAGCAGGGCTATAGCGCCGGGTTGTCGAAAAAGGTCGATTTCTCTAAAGTCGCAGCCTCTGCGCATGCGACTGTGTCCGCACCCATTGCGTAACGGGAACGGACGAATGCCGACGCACGAACTCATTCTGGTCTATGAGCCTGAGGCAGCCTGCCTCGCGCGGCTGGTCGCAGCCGGCATGGCCAGGGCGCGGGCGGGTGAAATTGCTTCCTATCTGGCCCAGTCGACCGATCTGGCGCTCGAATTTGACGCCATAAGCGATGCTTGCGCGGCGCGGGGGATCGTCTTTCGCCCGGTAGAATTGGACAGGGCCGCATCGGTGCTGGGCGCGACCGACCCCGCCCACGCCATTGTGTGGACGCTGACCGATGGTATCGCCTATTTTCGCGGCAGCGCAGCACCCGCTCTGGCACGGCTCGGCGGCGTTGCGGCAATCGGTTCAGACGACAGCCTGTTTGCACTCTGCCAGGACAAGTTTCGCGCCGGCGCGGTGCTTGCAGCACTCGGCCTGCCAGTGCCCGCCGGCGGACTTGCCCGCGATGGCGTCTGGCTGGCGCCGGCGCCGGCATCGCCATCTGGCTATTTCGTCAAGCCGAACCGGCTCGGCGCAAAGATCGGCATCTGGAAGGATTCGCGCTGTACGACCGAGGAGCAGGCGCTGGCGCTGAGCCGCCGCATCTTTGCCGCTTATGGCGATGATGCCATCGTCCAGCCCTATGTCGCCGGCCAAAATGCCAGGGCGAGCTTTCTGGCCGTCTCGCCTGCCGCCGACGCGCGCGATATCGGCTCGGTCTTTGTCGATGCCGGCGGTGATTTCCAGACTATGGAAGACAGCCTCGCCCTCTATGGCGAGACACGCGCGCAGGCGCGGTCGGCAGGCGCCTATTTTGAACCGGCGCTGGCGCAGATCGCCGCCACAAGGCCGCAAGCTGCAAAACATATCGAAGCCATCGGCGTGGCGCTGATGGAAAAACTTGGCCTACGCGACGTGTTTTCCTACGATCTTCGCCTCGAAGCCGACGATACAGTCCACCTCATCGAATTCGAGGTCTGTCCGGGTCTGCCGTGCTTCGATTTCCGCGCCTATTGCAAAAGCCAGTGGGGCCTCACCCTGGCCGAAGCAATGACCGATACCGCAGCGAACCGGTTGTTGGGTTAAACAACCTCTTGCAGACGATAGCGCCCGGTTGGCGCTATCGCACAGGCAAAAGCTCCCGATCAGCGGCGCAGCGAGCGCCCGTAATGGGCTTCGATGCGCGACTGCACGATTTCCAGTCCGATCGACAGAATCCAGTAAATCATCGCCGCCGTGATCAGCATCTCGATGTGACGGAATTCCGTCTGACCGAGCGTGCGGGCGAGATACATGATCTCCCAGACCCCGACGACAGAGACCAGCGACGAGTCTTTCAGCATCGAGATGAACTGGTTTCCCGTTGGCGGAATGATCACCCGCATGGCCTGAGGCAGGATTACCAGCCACATGGTCTGGCCACGGCCAAGCCCAAGCGCAGTGGCGCCCTCCCATTGGCCTTTCGAAATGCTCTCAATGCCAGCCCGGAAGATTTCCGTCATGTAAGCGCCGTAGCAGAGCGACAGCGCGATCACACCGGCCGGAATAGCCCCGATGACGAAGCCGAACTGCGGCAGGCCGAGATAGATGATGTAGATCTGCATCAGCAGGGGAAGACCGCGAAACAGCGATGTGTAGAACGATGCAAACCCGTAGATCAGCCCGCTGCTGGAGAGTTTTGCGATGGCCCCGACAAGGGCTATCGCTGTTGCAATGACAATTGCCATCACTGAAATGTAGAGCGTCGTGACAACGCCGCGCGACACCAGAAAACCGATCTTCTTGGCGATGAAGGCGAAGCTCAGATCGAAGGAATAGAAAAACAGCAGCAGCAGCACGAACAGTGTAAGCCAGCTGATAATAATCTGCTGTCGGCGCGGCAACTTGCTGACCAGATGCCATGCAACGGCAATCATCAGTGCGATAACAAGTGCCACGACAGTATGTGCGATCGGGCTTGCGGCGCTCTGTTCGCCAAAAACCCCGGAAACGATGCTGCCTCCGGCACCCGCCCCGTAGAGAATGGCAGCCAGGATGCCAATGATCAACGCCACGCCAAGCCTGCCGACCAGGGTTGGGTGGTTTAGAAACAGTTTGCCTAGAGCCATCATGGCGTCAACTCGCTTTGGGCTGCACGGCGCTCCTGCCACCAGTCTTGTGCCTGCAGCTTCCAGAAAGTGGATTGCGCCACAGCAAGCCCGATGGGACCCGCGGTCCAGGTGAGGCCGAACGGCTCGAACGCCCTGATGCGGTTGCTTTGCCCGGTAATGTCTTCGGCCACCAGCCTGCCGCCGATGGCAGTGGTGTTCATGCCATGACCGCCAAAGGCGGTGCAGTACCAGACACCGGGCTTCAGCCGACCAATCTGGGGCATGCGATGGCGCGCGTAGGACATCTGGCCTGACCAGGCGAGATCGACCTTGAGCGATGCCAGTTGCGGATAGGTCCGCACCATTTCGTTGCGCAGTTCGGATGCCAGTGCGGCTGTGGATGCGGCGCGTGTGGTGATACGCCCACCCCATAAAAGCCGCGCTCCGTCATCCACAAGCCGGTAATAATCGCCAGCGCGCCGATTGTCGCCGACGGCATCGCGCGTGGCGACTGCGGTGGCGATCAGGTCTGGCGCGCTTTCAGTCAAAAGCACATAGGTGGCAATGGGCAGGAAACTGCGCGCAAGTTGCGGCGACAGGGTGCCGGTATAGCCGCCGGTGGCCAAAACGATCGATTTGGCCACTACACGACCGTTCGCCGTGGTGACACGTTTGGCCGCCTTGTCGGTGTCGATCTGCGTTGCCGGGCTCTGCTCGTAAATGCTGCCGCCCAGCCGCTCGATCTCTTTTGCGACGCCGCGTACATAATGCAGTGGGTGGAAATGGAAGGCCTGTGCGTCGCGCAATCCCTGATAATATTTGCGCGAACGCAGAACGGCGCGCAATGCATCGCGGTCCAGGAATTCCAGAGGGTAATCGAACTTTCGCGCCATGATGTCGGCGTACTGATGCAATTGATCCGGCGCATTATACCGCAGGGTGCTGAGAATGCCGTGGCGCGGCGAGGCTGCAATCTTCAGATCATCAATGGTCTGGCGCACCAGCCGCATGCCTTCGATCGACAATGCGTGCAGGGTGTCGGCAGCATCAGGCCCCACTGTGGCTGCGATTGGATCGCGCCCCAGCGCATAACCGGGGCTGACAAATCCGCCATTGCGCCCTGACGCACCCCAGCCAACGGCTTGTGATTCGAGGATGACCACTTTCTGCCCGGCGCGGGCCAGATGAAGAGCGGCAGTCAACCCTGCCAGACCGCCACCAATGATGCATGTGTCGCATTCGGTAGTGCCGGTGAGCGCCGGGCGCTCGCTCCGCTCGGAAAGGGTGCGGGAATAATAGGTGTCGATATAGGGCATGCAGACGGCTTCCTGGTGGGT includes:
- a CDS encoding 2-dehydro-3-deoxy-6-phosphogalactonate aldolase translates to MSVEPTKPFPHLQRNLVAILRGVAPHEAVDIAKAIFEAGIEAIEVPLNSPDPFRSIEAIVNALPETALVGAGTVLSAQQVDDLARAGGKLLVSPNIDADVMARAKNHAMVTMPGVFTPTEAFRALALGASALKFFPASALGPKGISAICAVLPAGTIVGAVGGVSDADFADFARIGVKTFGLGSSLYKPGMTAAEVGNKAIAAAAAWDAACS
- a CDS encoding 2-dehydro-3-deoxygalactonokinase, translating into MDRNFAAADWGTSHLRIWLMDAKGTVLAERRSAEGLLNVGAGGFSAVLEKHLADMGADAATPVIVCGMAGARQGWVEAPYAFVPTPLRDVLGQALPVPGLARDVRIVPGIAQTIDGAPDVMRGEETQLAGVAALHASGSHTVCMPGTHSKWVAVDNGAVTRFATFMTGELFSVLTKQSILRHAVGPDAVPVTADNPTFKKWLGEALADPAAMTARLFRIRASTLLAGMKPEEAAAALSGLLIGTEIGAASASFGLARGQKIVLVASGRLADLYAEAVAGAGYECAITDADLAVRAGLLEAARRNFFAVEGMNP
- a CDS encoding D-alanine:D-lactate ligase-like protein; translation: MPTHELILVYEPEAACLARLVAAGMARARAGEIASYLAQSTDLALEFDAISDACAARGIVFRPVELDRAASVLGATDPAHAIVWTLTDGIAYFRGSAAPALARLGGVAAIGSDDSLFALCQDKFRAGAVLAALGLPVPAGGLARDGVWLAPAPASPSGYFVKPNRLGAKIGIWKDSRCTTEEQALALSRRIFAAYGDDAIVQPYVAGQNARASFLAVSPAADARDIGSVFVDAGGDFQTMEDSLALYGETRAQARSAGAYFEPALAQIAATRPQAAKHIEAIGVALMEKLGLRDVFSYDLRLEADDTVHLIEFEVCPGLPCFDFRAYCKSQWGLTLAEAMTDTAANRLLG
- a CDS encoding NAD(P)/FAD-dependent oxidoreductase, with translation MPYIDTYYSRTLSERSERPALTGTTECDTCIIGGGLAGLTAALHLARAGQKVVILESQAVGWGASGRNGGFVSPGYALGRDPIAATVGPDAADTLHALSIEGMRLVRQTIDDLKIAASPRHGILSTLRYNAPDQLHQYADIMARKFDYPLEFLDRDALRAVLRSRKYYQGLRDAQAFHFHPLHYVRGVAKEIERLGGSIYEQSPATQIDTDKAAKRVTTANGRVVAKSIVLATGGYTGTLSPQLARSFLPIATYVLLTESAPDLIATAVATRDAVGDNRRAGDYYRLVDDGARLLWGGRITTRAASTAALASELRNEMVRTYPQLASLKVDLAWSGQMSYARHRMPQIGRLKPGVWYCTAFGGHGMNTTAIGGRLVAEDITGQSNRIRAFEPFGLTWTAGPIGLAVAQSTFWKLQAQDWWQERRAAQSELTP
- a CDS encoding amino acid ABC transporter permease; its protein translation is MMALGKLFLNHPTLVGRLGVALIIGILAAILYGAGAGGSIVSGVFGEQSAASPIAHTVVALVIALMIAVAWHLVSKLPRRQQIIISWLTLFVLLLLFFYSFDLSFAFIAKKIGFLVSRGVVTTLYISVMAIVIATAIALVGAIAKLSSSGLIYGFASFYTSLFRGLPLLMQIYIIYLGLPQFGFVIGAIPAGVIALSLCYGAYMTEIFRAGIESISKGQWEGATALGLGRGQTMWLVILPQAMRVIIPPTGNQFISMLKDSSLVSVVGVWEIMYLARTLGQTEFRHIEMLITAAMIYWILSIGLEIVQSRIEAHYGRSLRR